The following proteins are co-located in the Acropora palmata chromosome 11, jaAcrPala1.3, whole genome shotgun sequence genome:
- the LOC141897760 gene encoding uncharacterized protein LOC141897760, whose translation MERAEKAILQNVQQTAFPAEVHQLTGPSGSKHVRRSSPLFKLDPVLRNGLLCIGGRLSCARIPLDAKHQIILPKNNHVSSLIINHYHTLSGHSGRQHVLSLLRQRYWVIKANSAVRKILTKCYRCRRREAPFCEQKMADLPEDRLVPDRPPFTTVGVDCFGPFHVRRARSLVKRYGVIFTCTTIRAVHIEVAHSLDTDSFLLALRPFIARRGQVQELRSDNGTNFTSGERESIQAWNNEKIHEEMLQRNIKWTFNPPYGSHHGGFWERCIRSIRRILRALLLEQTTDDEGLTTLMCEVESILNSRPITVVSEDSRDLEPLTPNHLLLLKSDTMMPPDVFQKKDLLSVGRVSARTRRPIATVDQGVYFFRRFLYR comes from the coding sequence ATGGAAAGGGCTGAGAAGGCAATACTGCAGAACGTTCAACAGACAGCCTTTCCCGCAGAAGTCCATCAACTCACTGGTCCAAGTGGCTCGAAACATGTTAGACGAAGCAGTCCCTTATTCAAACTTGACCCTGTCCTGCGGAATGGTTTGTTGTGTATCGGCGGAAGATTGTCTTGTGCACGTATACCACTTGATGCAAAGCACCAGATAATTTTACCAAAGAATAACCACGTCTCAAGTCTTATTATCAATCATTACCACACCCTTTCCGGTCACTCGGGAAGACAGCATGTGTTGAGTCTATTACGCCAGAGGTATTGGGTTATCAAGGCCAATTCTGCAGTGAGAAAAATCCTAACAAAATGCTACCGTTGTCGCAGACGAGAAGCACCATTTTGTGAACAGAAAATGGCTGACTTGCCAGAAGACCGCTTGGTTCCAGACAGACCCCCATTTACAACCGTCGGAGTCGACTGTTTTGGTCCTTTTCACGTGCGTCGTGCCAGGAGTCTTGTCAAAAGATATGGAGTCATCTTTACATGCACGACCATCCGCGCAGTACATATTGAGGTTGCTCATAGTCTTGACACAGACTCGTTTCTCCTAGCACTCAGACCTTTCATCGCCAGGAGGGGCCAAGTTCAAGAGTTACGTTCTGACAACGGAACTAACTTCACAAGCGGAGAACGTGAATCAATTCAAGCATGGAATAACGAGAAGATTCATGAAGAGATGCTGCAAAGAAACATCAAATGGACTTTCAATCCTCCTTATGGATCGCATCATGGAGGTTTTTGGGAACGATGCATCCGCTCGATTCGAAGAATTCTGCGCGCCCTTCTTCTAGAACAAACCACAGATGACGAGGGCCTTACCACTCTCATGTGTGAGGTAGAGAGCATCTTGAACAGCCGCCCTATTACCGTAGTCTCTGAAGACTCAAGAGATTTAGAGCCTTTAACGCCAAATCATCTTCTATTGCTGAAATCAGATACCATGATGCCACCAGATGTTTTCCAGAAGAAAGACCTTCTTTCTGTCGGTCGAGTCTCTGCCCGCACGAGAAGGCCAATTGCTACGGTAGACCAAGGAGTATATTTCTTCCGCCGGTTTCTTTACCGATAA
- the LOC141897370 gene encoding uncharacterized protein LOC141897370: MKFLHIFAFLLWVSVADGLKCYECLSTSSWGECSEKGGTCAPGLNTCVKLYRRAKRDSVSITQYAKGCSTQNKCDERYSSLCRGQIYYGECDINCCSTDFCNTAAIQVINVIFLVLCAFLASLLMQ, translated from the exons ATGAAATTTCTGCATATCTTTGCATTTCTCCTGTGGGTTTCTGTCG ctGATGGCTTGAAGTGCTATGAATGCCTTTCCACCTCGAGCTGGGGTGAATGTAGCGAAAAAGGGGGGACCTGTGCTCCAGGGTTGAATACCTGTGTAAAACTTTATCGGAGGGCAAAGAGGGATAGCGTTTCCATCACACAGTATGCAAAGGGGTGTTCAACTCAAAATAAATGCGATGAAAGATACAGCTCGTTATGCAGGGGACAAATATACTACGGAGAGTGTGATATCAACTGCTGTAGTACGGATTTCTGTAATACTGCTGCCATCCAAGTGATCAACGttattttcttggttttgtgCGCGTTTCTGGCTTCACTGTTGATGCAATAA